The sequence GTTGGTTTTAAGGCAAAGGAGCTTGCCGAAGGCTGCTATTCTGATGAGTCTATAGCTAAGGCTTGTTACGAGTTTGTCAGGGATTCCATATTACACAGTTGGGACCATCAGAAAAATCCCGTTACCTGCAAAGCCTCTGACGTACTGATTCATGGCACAGGTTTTTGTTATTCCAAAAGTCATTTGCTGGCCGCACTTCTAAGGGCAAATGGAATTCCTGCGGGGCTTTGTTATCAAAGATTGTCGGCTGGTAGCGGCGGGCCTCCATATTGTTTACATGGCCTGAATGCAGTGTTTCTAAAAGAATATGGCTGGTATAGAATTGACGCCAGAGGCAATAAACCTGGTGTCGCCGCAGCATTTAATCCTCCCCAAGAGAAACTGGCTTTCCC comes from Desulforegula conservatrix Mb1Pa and encodes:
- a CDS encoding transglutaminase-like domain-containing protein, which produces MEKYLECSEYIDWMHPLVGFKAKELAEGCYSDESIAKACYEFVRDSILHSWDHQKNPVTCKASDVLIHGTGFCYSKSHLLAALLRANGIPAGLCYQRLSAGSGGPPYCLHGLNAVFLKEYGWYRIDARGNKPGVAAAFNPPQEKLAFPIIEAVERDLSEIWAEPLQIVVEALIQNKTIEQLYQNLPDIEVIAK